One region of Pan paniscus chromosome 5, NHGRI_mPanPan1-v2.0_pri, whole genome shotgun sequence genomic DNA includes:
- the DEFB110 gene encoding beta-defensin 110 isoform X2 yields the protein MKIQLFFFILLFWVTILPARSNFEPKYRFERCEKVRGICKTFCDDVEYDYGYCIKWRSQCCV from the exons ATGAAgattcaactttttttctttattctgctcTTTTGGGTCACAATTTTACCAg CCAGAAGCAATTTTGAACCAAAGTATAGATTTGAAAGATGCGAAAAAGTGAGAGGAATATGTAAAACGTTTTGTGATGATGTTGAGTATGATTATGGATACTGCATTAAATGGAGAAGTCAGTGCTGCGTATAA
- the DEFB110 gene encoding beta-defensin 110 isoform X1, with translation MKIQLFFFILLFWVTILPAEMKYPEYGSLDLRRECRMGNGRCKNQCHENEIRIAYCIRPGTHCCLQQ, from the exons ATGAAgattcaactttttttctttattctgctcTTTTGGGTCACAATTTTACCAg CCGAAATGAAATATCCTGAGTATGGTAGCTTGGACTTGAGGAGAGAGTGCAGAATGGGTAATGGTCGATGTAAAAATCAGTGTCATGAAAATGAAATTAGGATTGCTTACTGCATAAGACCTGGAACTCATTGCTGCTTGCAGCAGTAA